AGTTCGGTAACGTTTTGTGTTCATATACAGTTTTTGTTCTATCTTTGCCTGAACTGTCATTACGATAAAGCGCATTAGTCCTTCGCCAAAAAAGATAAGATAAAACGCATTAGTAACAATGCCCATTACCGTCAAACGCGTGGCCTCACAGCAGAAAACCCGTCCTCTCAAAGATCAAATTCGACGGGATGAGTAGGAGGAAACACGAATACAGTTTCActgttttgttttctttttcgCTACAGATTTAAAACTCAGAAAGACAAGTAAAGATTTCCCCATAATAAATACCTAAATATCGTATGAACTAGTATAATACTATAATGTTTTAGGGAAAGAGAAAATAAACCAGATTTCCTGGACGAAAAAAATGTTTTAAAAAGAAAGTTAGAGAGAGAGACTAGAGAGAGAATGAGAGAGGCAAAGAATTTCCCATTCTTTCCAAAATCTGCCTTTTGCCACCCTGGAACTCACTCCCTCCCTCCTCACTCTTGCTCACTCTTCTCTCAATCCCCAAATTCCCCACCCCACAATCTCCAATTCGGCAATGCCTTCTCCCCCTCCGCCTCCCCGCGCCGTCCTCCTActcctactgctgctgctcccgcacaatgccgccgccgccggtgccggagCCGCTGCCGGCGCGTCATCGGCGGTGAACCCGTTCACGGCGAAGGCGGCCTTCATCCGCTACTGGAACCGCAAGGTGCCCAACAACCGCCCGCACCCCGCCTTCTTCGTCGCCAAGCTCTCCCCGCTGCCGGCCGCCGACACCGCCTCCTTCCCCTCCGCACTGCCCGACATCCGCGCCCGCCTCCCCGCGCTCTGCTCCAGGGCCGGGCTCCTCTGCGCCGGGCCGGCCGATGCCCACGCGGCGTcgctcgccgcggccgcgggcCCGTTCACGGGCTACAGCAACGCCAACTTCTCCAACtacggcaccggcggcggcgcgggggccgaCTCGTTCCGGAACTACTCCCCGGACCTCAACATCGCAGCCGATTCCTTCCGCCGCTACGGGCGAGACTCGTCCGGCCGCGCCGACCGCTTCGAGTCCTACGAGGCCGACGGCAACGTCGTCACCGCCAACTTCACCTCCTACGCCGGCGGCGCCACGGGCGGCTCGGGCTCCTTCGCCGCCTACGCCGCCGAGACCAACGTCCCGGACTCCACCTTCACCAACTACGACGCCGCCGCCaacggccgcggccgcggcttcGCGTCCTACTCCCAGGAGGCCAACCACGGGGAGAACGGCTTCTCCGGCTACGGAAAGGACGGCAACGGCGTGCGGGAGACGTTCGCGTCCTACGGCAACGAGTCCAACGTCCTGGCGTCCGCCTTCGCCAACTACGGCGAGTCCGCCAACGGCGCCACCGACACCTTCACGAGCTACGGCGTCGAGGGGAACGTCCCCGAGAACACGTTCCGGAGCTACGGCGCCGGCGCCAATGCAGGCGTCGATACCTTCAAGAAGTACCGCGACGACGCCAACGTCGGCGACGACAGGTTCTCCTCCTATGCCAAGGGCGCTAACGGCGGCGCCGCCGAGTTCCAGAGCTACGGGAACTCGGCCAACCCGGGCAGCACCACCTTCAAGGGATACGGCGAGGGCACCAACGCCAACCATCACATTGGCTTCAAGGAGTACGCTGGCGAGAACAACACCTTCAAGGGCTACGCCAAGAACGGCGTCGACTTCAAGGAGTACCACAACACCTccagctccgcggcggcgcttacTGTGTCAGCGGAGGCAGCGACATCGATGCATCACCAGCACCTCAAGTGGTCGACGGAGCCCGGGAAATTCTTCAGGGAGCGGGAGCTCGTGGCCGGGAACCGAATGCCAATGCCGGACATCAGGGACAAGATGCCGCCCCGTGCGTTCCTGCCCAGGGAGATCGCCACCAGGATACCATTCGAGCCCAATGCTGTCTCGGAGGTGTTCGGGGTGCCCCTCGACACGGCGATGGGGAAAGCCGTGGCGTCCACGGTGGCCGAGTGCCAGCGCGCGCCCAGCAAGGGCGAGACAAAGCGGTGCGCGACCTCGGCCGAGGACATCGTGGACTTCGCCGTGGAGATGCTGGGCAACGACATCGTGGTGCGCAGCACGGCCTCCACGGCCGGCAGCGGCGGGGACATCCGGCTCGGTGCCGTCACGGGCGTCGACGGCGGCAGGGTGACCCGGTCTGTGTCGTGCCACCAGAGCCTGTTCCCGTACCTGGTGTACTACTGCCACTCGGTGCCCAAGGTGCGGGTGTACGAGGCCGACATCACCACGGCCGACGGCTTTGACAAGATCAACCATGGCGTTGCCATCTGCCACCTCGACACGTCTGACTGGAGCCCGACGCACGGCGCGTTCGTCGCGCTCGGCGGGAAGCCCGGTGAGGTCGAGGTGTGCCACTGGATCTTTGAGGGCGACATGACGTGGACGGTCGCGGATTGACGTACCTGTGTGAATAAGCCTCTGTAAATTACCCACTGCTTTCTTAGTTCGGTGAATCTctcttttcttattcttatgtTTTGCTCTTTAGTATTTCGATCTTCCCTGACTTGATGTGAACTTCTAAAATGTACCATTATTTTGTATGTGCATGCGTTCTGTGAATGACAGTGTAATTTATTTGACTACCTGTAGGTCTCCCTGCCTCTCCCAAAAGGAGGAGGTGGCTGTCAAGAATTCAAGGTACCATCTACTCCTGTAATTTGTTTTTACTCAACCAGAAAGTGGTTACTGTAAAATACCCACTGAAATTTGTCAGTGTGCTATTTTACTATTGAGTAGCCAGCTTATTGTTTTTTTCTGATCTCAGGGGAATACTTATTGTAAATCTGCGTCCGGGGCAAGAACTAGGGTTTCATGTATGAGCCTGACATACGTATCAATGAGAACTCATGGAGACATTGACGTTTGATGAAAAAAATAAGCTGGGCGTAAAGCAGCCCTACATGAATCTTTTAGCTTGATCCTAATACTCAACAGCAGCTTGTTTTCTATAGTGCTTCAGAATTATTTGTTTGTGGTAACTATCTGTTGTACCATTTGGTCAAAATCTGTCACACCATTCTCGTGGGCAGTTAATTGTAAAACAGAACTTGTGGTCTATACTCTCAAGCGATTGGTGATTATTGTCTGCTTAGATATATCAAGTCAGGATTAAATCCATTCAAATTCCTTCGGCTTTAGTTTGCCGAGGAAATGGATATATTTAGATCATATCTTCTGTCATTTGAGAATGAAAGCTTTTGACAGCAGCTATTCCTCCTGGATACTGAACACTGATTACTCCTCTGAATGCTTATCTTGATGGAATGGTTAATGCTTTGATATGGTAGCTTAACTCTCTTTGCTGGAATGATCACATCTCTGCCCTGTACTTCGCCTCTAATGTCAAGTTGAGGACATCCCAGAAGCTATTAAGATTTTTTAAACGTAGTTGTATTAAGCTTGGGTTatattcagaatcatccatgtAGGAATGCTACATGAATTTCCGTCTCCATCCTCATGCATTCCATTTGTCCTAGTTATCATTGAATCGTACTGCATTAATTTCTTGATTTCAGCTTTGCTCATCAGCAATTTGGAGTCACACGTCTGGCATTGTATTTGTTTGTTCAGGAGCACATTTCACTTCGTTGTATTTCTATAGGTTCCAGGCTGCTGAACTGATGCTCGTATTCCGTTGCTTATTCAGGAAATTTTTATGGATATAACCTGCAAAATGTGACTAAGTTTTGTGCTGTAATTGCATAAGACAATAATAGGATTTTTTTTTATGGAAAGTAGCATCAAAATATGCCTAAACTCATGCTGTACCAGGAATTTAGTACAAGGCTGAGTAGGAACTGCAATTCTATCATATTGGATTTGCTGAACTGCGCTTCTATCAGGTCTGGATAGAATAGATCACTGATACCGGATTCTGATGTTTTATCTTTCCTTTTATTCCGCTCTTTAGTCATCCATAGACCACAGTGTACATGGACATGCACAAATGGCAATGTCAGTTATCTTTTCTGAAAACAATAAGGATTTTATTTTAGAAGGGAAATATGCACCAACTAAAAATTTTCACTTTCTTGAAGCATAAATGGGAAATATGCACCGATAAACATGAGTACGCACCCATAAGCATGATAAGATGCCAGTGCAAAGTTGCCAATGATCAAGTCCAATCCCAAGTACTGAGTCTCCAGCGTGTAACGTGCATGCATAGTACGTATATTGTATGCACTTGTATAACTTCGTAGGCCTAATGGGCCAACCGATCAGGCCTGGGCTCGTTCGTCCAAATTTCGTAGGCCCAATGGGCTAACCTAGCTTGAGCCAGATTTGCAAAGCCAGGAGGGCTCATCCAAACTTCGTTATTctcagaagaaaaaaaaaagattccAAACTTCGTAGGCTTAATGCTCAAACCTAGCTGGGCTCATGCAAACTTCATAGACCTAATGAGCTAACCTAGCTGGGCCAGATCTAATTCATCAGGCCTTCAAGTACCAAAATCAGTTGTTGTTTTTTCGAAATAGAGATGCATGTGCACACATACACGGAACTTTACTCACCTCTATAGAGGCATGCACATACACCCTCTCCTGTAAGCACCAGAATAATACTAGCATTCATGACGAGTTTAGGGTTTCAATCCGAGCGGACATGTTCATAGCTACATGCCTACATTTAGTTTGCACCACACTCGGTTGCTGTTGTTTGATTTTAGAGAAAAATATATTCCTTCCTGAAATCTTTGTGTTTAATCGAAGCAAGTACGAAAATTTTCGCTGCACCATCGTCCATCCATTCGCTAGCACTCACCTCATAAAATCATGGAACGAAGCATTTTCGTTTCCTTCATCAGGTGATGCTCCCTGTTGATGTTTCTGCGTTGGATTCTTacacaaaaggaaaaaaaaagtttcTGCTTTGGATGATACGCATAGCATCTCAGTAGAGCACCATCACCAAGAATCGGATATGGCCAGGCGCCTCAGTTTCCATTCCATGGAAGGCATGCCGACGTGTCCCAGTCTTGCAAGGCCAGTAAACGAGCCAAGTGGAAGTGGAAGGAAGGCCCGGCCTGTTCCGGGAAGGCTGCTTCTGCACTCTGCAGCCTGCATGTGAGATCGATCAATGAGCCAGGCCATCACCACAAGCTGACAAGCATATCTCGCCGCCCAGCAGGTTCAGAGAAGCTGGGGCCACGCCGCCGCGGGGATCAGGCGACCGCGGCGCgaccggccggcgcggcggggacCAGGCTGCCGCTCCGATCCGGACGGTCCCGGTGGTGCCCATCTGcactctgccgccgccgctgacgccgccgccgacgacaAACGACGTCGCCGTCAGCCATAATGGTCGGGATGTTGCTGCAGGCGCCAGGCAGCCCGCAGAGCTGCCACCACCCTAACGAACTCCTCAGTGCTCTGCTATCTGACCCCGTGCCGCGTTTGCAGCCGCAGCGCGTCATGGGCCTGGGATGGCTGCTGATGCGTCGTGCTACGGGGCAACTTCTTCTGACCAACAAAAGCATCATCGTAAAGGCTTTTGCGCAATATCCTTCTGCTACTCTGCACATGCAGAGTACACTCCATGTCAGTACTCTGCAAGCAAGAATGTGGCTGGCAGCACTGGCCGTTGGCAATTCGCCAAGGGTTTGATTCATCTCGCCGGAAAAATCTTTGATCCATCCTTCAGTCTCATGACAGGTGATCTGGGGATTGCTTGCTTCAGCGGTTCAGCCGCTGGAACACAAGCAGCCAGCAATCGAATTCATGGGGATGCATGTCCAACCATTGGATCGGATCAGCGGTGGCGAGGTAAGGCGCATGGCAACAAAGAAACTTACGAggtgtgctgctgctgctagccGTAGGACCTGCCGTGTCTGTAGCTTTCGCTCCTAGATAGCTACATCCATGATAGGCTCCACTTCACCTGTCCGTTTGGAGCAACTCATGTTTCTGACGATCGAGCCCCGTACGCCCCGTCCCTGTGTCTTGCCATGTGCCCGGCATGTGATGATGGGCGTGAAGAAGGTAGAGAGCTCCAcaggctgatgctgccggcatGATTAGGCACTCGTTGTCTGACGTCTGATCCGTTGTGAATCGGGTCAGCTGATTGCTTTCCGAGTGTTAATTGTGTCACATGGGTGCGCGACGCAGACGCTAGCAGTACAGTGACATCTCTTAAGAAGCCGCGGGTTTCCGGTGTGTTCTGCTGGGGCTCTGATGCTGACGGATAACGGAAGGTTGGTCATTCGGCAACGGAATGATGGAGCTGGGTTTCAGTTAAGGCCAGTTCATTCATGTGTCGGCAATGAGCTAACTACTGGATATATATGGTGGGAATGCAGATCAGGTGGGCGAGTAAACCAGTACTCAGCTACTAAGCcctaacaaaatatttttacGACAATTTAATGATTTTATCTAAAAAGTTTACTGATGGTTTCCAAAGAAAGAAATTGACAAGCAGGTAAGAAAAGGTTTGATACCTCTGCATGTTCTTGTGATACCACTGACTACTACATGGTTCATCCGACTCATAGGCTCATAGTCATCATAGCACATTGTGTTTAGCTCAGAGTGTATGTATATAACATCGTCCACGTGTGAGATTAATTTCTTGTCAACGCAGCATGTGTTAGTTGGTGAAAGATTAGCAAGAACCTAGGGCAGCCCAGAGGTAATGACTCAGCTAGCCCACCATAGGCGGCTATGGAATCAGTACCAGTAAAGAAGACAACTGAACCACGAGTCATGTTATCAAGCAAGTTGTATTGtcctttcaaaaaaagaaaattcAAGCTGTATTGTACCAACTAGCTAATTGTTCATGTGCCCTATTACTGGATTTATGTAGTACAGCAAGCACTGGCATGCATGGTGATCTTGATACTGCAGTTCAGCCAATAAGTTAAAACCATGGTCAACCACCACTCTGTCGGTTAACCCATGCCGGCCAGCTCTAACCAGCCCTTAATTTTGTAGTAGTTAGTGTCAGTGTGCCACTATGTTCGAGTAGTTAGTGTCACTAGCTATTTCAGGGCTTGTCATGCCTACAAGGCTACAGCTAGTTTTGTTCGCTGTCATGTGCTGATGATAACTTAAAGTAAGACAAGTTGAAAGGAATTGGTCTCGGTGCTCGTAGTCTAAGAGGGGGAGAGGATGAATTAGGTAATTCTAAGATTTTAACCTATGGCTGACTCCGACTACGAGGAAGATGAGTCCGACCAATCCGTAAGTGAAGCTGCTCTCTGCTCAGTTCTTGAGACATAAGATTTTGCTCACTAATTCAAAAACTAGCTGCACCGTCATAGTCCTGGGGTATTGAAGTGCAAAACCCATCTGATCGAGCCGCCTTCTTTTTGGGGTATTTTTAGATAGTCCGACTGTAAGCTAAAACATATAATCTAGATGTGCAATTAAGATTCAACTAGTGTGAAAATCTTATCCCAAAGAATTTTGCAATCTATAGCTAATTCTACCAAGATATTACACTAAGAATGTAAAGACACGTAATATTGCAATAATAAATAAATACGGATGCCTCTCGATACGAGATTTATCCTGTGCTATCGGTAGGCACAAAGCCACTCCTAGTCCatgttgttgaagcactcactaaGAGTATTGCTTCCCGGTCACCGAATCTCTTTCAGAACTCTTCTTGACTCGCCATCAAAGCTTAGCCTCCAAGGCTCTCGCCAAGTTCCCGATTACCTGGATGCCGTCTCTACCAAGGAGCTTCTCCATGAAGGAAGGGGGTCTCCACGTCCCCCGCACAAAGCTGTCGCTGCCGCCCCACACCAAGCTGGAGGGTCGATGACATGCCGGCGAGCCACCAAGACACCAAGAGGCCGGCACATCGAGATACAACTTatggttcactcaagaaccaacaCACAAGGTAGCAACATCTTACTCTCTCACTTTCTCTAGAGCTAATCCGAGCACTAACACTctcaaagcttgtgctaaatcTAAGGATGTGATCAATGAGCTCTTGGGTGACTTGGAGAACTTTTTCAGAGTGTGGGTAGCTTCTCACAAACTCCAGCCACCTCAAATAATCCGGGGTGAGGCTTTATATAGGTTAGAGATCCACTCCTAGCCATTACATGATTTTTTCCTAAAAAGCATAAAGTGTCGGTTAAATCGGTCGCCACCGTCAGATTAACTGGTCACACTCAGCCTGCTTACTAGCCGTTGAACTCCAACTATCATCTTCTGCTGATGTTATTGCACCGACGCAATGCACCGAcgaccgtcggtttaaccggtgctaAAGACTTTGCTTGAAAATCCTTCTAAAACCAAAACATGCGTACTGACTAACCACAGCACACTTGCACCGACACCTTCTTTTGCACCATCGATTTAACCGGTACCTCTGTCATTTCTCCACTTGATCGCTATGTCATCTCATCATTGTACCAACGCCTCCATTTTTGTAGTGTCGGTTCAGCCGGTGCAATTGTGATCTTCTGTACTtgatcgttgtttcaactaccAATGTACCGACCCGTTGTATTCTGGgaccgtcggttcaaccggtcgACTGATTTCAGCTGGCACTCGTCCAATTCATCTCTGCATTTTCACTACATCTTGGACATCTTGACAGCGAATTAGGCCATCTTATATATggattggactccatccatGGGACCAAAAAATCCTACATATTAAGCTTACAGACCCATTGACTATATTGTCACACAATCATCAAAATCACAATACGATGGGGCCATGTTCTTTACACAAGATAAATGGTTGTCCTTTGGATCACGGGCCAGTAACGCCTTAGTTTTGTCAGCTTTGTTTCTGGACTGTTTGGTAGGGAATACTCCTTGTTTTATTAGTCAGTAACATTAGTACCAAGTTGTCCTTCTTTTGGTGTGGCATTTCTTAGTGCTCAAGAAGCATGCCTGCCTCTCCCGGCAACATGTATTTCATCATTGCTCCTTCCCATTGCATCTGCTTAATTAATTTATCCTCATGATTGCACCATGAGTTTCTTTCACTGAATCACAGATGACTGCATGCACTGGGATTCAGAACTCAGAACCGATGCGCAGGACAACCAACCCCTTAACTGCACATGATGTTATGCCACGTCTTGCAACTTTCATTTCAAGGCAGTGCTGTGGGACCGCCAGATGATCCAGAGGCAGAAGGGAAGTGAGGAGCAGTAGTTGTTTGGTACAAGTTTATTCTCATCTTCATCCGTAGCATAATTATATTCTACTATCCATGGCGGCATGCGAATTATTATTGCACAGTTACTAGAGGGGATTGGTTTTTCATTCAGCCTTGTTTTCAGAGTCAGCACTAGTTGGATTGTCATGAAAGATAGCCATCATTCTGAATATTTCTTCCTTTATTCATGAGATGAGTCAGGCAGATACTCTACATGATGCTGTTCAGCTTTGCATATGCGCCATGTTTCAATGCAAACCTAAAACTTTAGGATTGGAACTGTGACCGGCGAACCAGAATGAAATCATGCGACGATTGCATCAATCACACCCCATCTTAAAGTTGTTGAACCATCAAAGGTCGACCGTATGGGATGTTTCCTCGGTACACTTCTAGCTAGGGTGGTGTGATTTGCAGGCATTGCTTCAGACATCagaatgaaaaaaaaaaaggagagcaCTAAATATGCATGATGGAAAAGCCGCTGCTTGTGAGCCACCAAATTAAAAGGGATCTCTATCTAGCTTCCTACCTGACATGTCTTCCTTGATTGAAGGGCTAATCTTAGTCCTAGAAGGCTAGAACCCATGCTTCCACCGGTAAGTCCGATCAACTTCAGTCGCCTAGGCCTTTTGCTGAAAGGAAAAGTCTGACCAACTTCAGCTAGCTAATCTGCTGCTTCTACGCTGCTTACACCATCCATGTCCCTAGAAAGGTAAGCACGCCATATTTTAGCCATAAGAGTAAGGTTAATAATATAGTCTGCTGTTGGCTGTAAGGATCTTTGCAGACCATCTTTCAGCCTACTCGTACATGGTTAGCTTTTCATCATTAATATATGGTCCACTTATCTCTCTCATAAAGTTTTTTGGTTTTTGCGTCAAAGCCAGCTGTAAGCTTATAGCCCGCTTTCTCtccccccccctccctctcctccatcTCAGCATTTAGTCTGCATACAGCATGGTATAATACTCACTCTGTTCGTCCTTTGAGAACAAGCAATGTGGTGGCTACCATCATAGGAATTGAAAGGAAAGCCTTTCAGATCACTACACAAAAGCAAGATGATTCAAACCTCCATGCACCTAAAGATTTGCTGAACGCTCTACGTCGATCACGGAATTGAGTCACATGGGCTCGATCCGCTCTCTAGTTTATGGATAGCAAGCACTGTTGCGGAGACTCGCAGCAAATGCTACGCTCAGGAGGCAACAAAGGACCCGTCCTGCTTCTACTGTAGCACATGCCTCCCCAATCCCTCTAGCTAGGGGACCATAGCCATTGAAGTACACATGCCGAGGAAGCGCTGCATGCCCATCTCGTACATGGATAGCGCGCACTTCTCTGCGACCTTCCAGAGGCTAAAACCAGCGTGGTAAAATGATTGGATAAATTTCTTACCTTGTGGTGCACTTTCTGCCTGCGTTACAAGTTACAACTGAACAATGCGTTGCCAATCATACAGGATTGCATGCTGAAGAAGCACTGGATGGTCGATCCCAGAGTGGTCGTCGTCTTTGCAGTGGCGCGACGCTGGCTGCAGTACGCTTCCTGGCACTGCATGCAGTGGGCGCTCTAGCCTgcccgcccggccggccggtcaaTCATTGATGCCCGGAAGGATGGACCAGCGATCCGGCGACGAGCGCGAGGACGCGCGCCTTTTCCGTGCACTGCCGCTGCTAGCTTCTACTCTCCATGGCCGGCCGGGCGCCCGGGCAGGCTTGATGGCGGCCGGGCGCCCGGCATGCATGCTGGTGGCGGCAGGCGCCGATGTCTTCGGGACCGTCCGTCTCTTAGCAGCCTACGATTCCTCTGCGCTCTAGCTACACCGTAGCCTCCTGTAGTAGTGGAGTCCGGGATCTGGATGTAGAGTAGCTTGGAAATTGAATAGACGTCGTCGTCGATCTCCTATTGTGGCTAGTACCACGTTTGGAGCTACCTGTTCCAAGAGCCATGGCCGCCCTAGCCAGCCTGGTTTTACACGATCTCTGGTAAACATTCTTTGCAGTAACTAAGGTGAGAACGCTCCTTGTCAGAACATCTTTTTTTCTTTGTCCTTGTTCTAGCACATTGCTGTCATCTCCATGCGTCAGCGTAGTCATATGCCGGCCGGTCGCAGAATTCAACGGCTGTCGCAACGGACTCGGACTAATCCTGTACTGCTACTATCTACTACTAGCGTCATTTCACTGCCGTCGTCACCCCGTCGGAATTAGCGGCCGGCCGGTCCCCTCGATCACGCGCCGTTTCCGCATCGCTCGCTGATGAGCGCACTTCCCTTCCCT
The genomic region above belongs to Panicum hallii strain FIL2 chromosome 4, PHallii_v3.1, whole genome shotgun sequence and contains:
- the LOC112889767 gene encoding BURP domain-containing protein 12-like; amino-acid sequence: MPSPPPPPRAVLLLLLLLLPHNAAAAGAGAAAGASSAVNPFTAKAAFIRYWNRKVPNNRPHPAFFVAKLSPLPAADTASFPSALPDIRARLPALCSRAGLLCAGPADAHAASLAAAAGPFTGYSNANFSNYGTGGGAGADSFRNYSPDLNIAADSFRRYGRDSSGRADRFESYEADGNVVTANFTSYAGGATGGSGSFAAYAAETNVPDSTFTNYDAAANGRGRGFASYSQEANHGENGFSGYGKDGNGVRETFASYGNESNVLASAFANYGESANGATDTFTSYGVEGNVPENTFRSYGAGANAGVDTFKKYRDDANVGDDRFSSYAKGANGGAAEFQSYGNSANPGSTTFKGYGEGTNANHHIGFKEYAGENNTFKGYAKNGVDFKEYHNTSSSAAALTVSAEAATSMHHQHLKWSTEPGKFFRERELVAGNRMPMPDIRDKMPPRAFLPREIATRIPFEPNAVSEVFGVPLDTAMGKAVASTVAECQRAPSKGETKRCATSAEDIVDFAVEMLGNDIVVRSTASTAGSGGDIRLGAVTGVDGGRVTRSVSCHQSLFPYLVYYCHSVPKVRVYEADITTADGFDKINHGVAICHLDTSDWSPTHGAFVALGGKPGEVEVCHWIFEGDMTWTVAD